A single genomic interval of Aureliella helgolandensis harbors:
- a CDS encoding 3-keto-disaccharide hydrolase, giving the protein MRSFFVAALFIGLLVPCGLTALAAEAEDGYTSLFNGVDLDGWTKRGGSAEYAVEDGAIVGKCIPNTPGNTFLCPEQEFGNFVLKLQYKFLEGGNSGVQFRSAARPEGDGERVYGYQYEIRPGGDMTGRIYDEGRRGHKFGIIWLDAYTPQDRLDAAQASCNEGQWNDVEIQCVGPSIKTWLNGKLVVDMFDSFSMKGFFGLQIHAGKSGSVAWKNIRVKDLGESKWEPFFAKADDGKYQLVDAKFVLPEEWSFTEEGVLHGVHSKSQGKDGLVISNKNYDNFIARVTYRMHGGNSALYFRAEETSAPWVLRGFQNEIANNGKDSALWHTAGIVDGKTIPGRGWVATNDEFIEKVRNKDDQWNTTSTAAYGDRLVQTLNGFCTSDLVDEACEKTGKLGLQMHGGTDCEMFFKDFEVMPITDDMMKLIERK; this is encoded by the coding sequence ATGAGAAGTTTTTTTGTAGCGGCCCTATTCATCGGGCTGTTGGTGCCCTGCGGGCTGACCGCCTTGGCGGCGGAGGCTGAGGATGGTTATACGAGCTTGTTCAATGGCGTTGACCTGGACGGCTGGACCAAACGCGGCGGCTCAGCCGAGTACGCGGTTGAGGACGGAGCGATCGTCGGAAAATGCATTCCGAATACGCCGGGCAATACTTTCTTGTGTCCCGAACAGGAGTTTGGAAATTTCGTTCTGAAGTTGCAATACAAATTTCTAGAAGGCGGGAACTCGGGGGTCCAATTCCGCTCCGCTGCTCGTCCCGAAGGCGATGGCGAGCGGGTCTACGGTTATCAGTACGAAATTCGCCCCGGCGGCGACATGACCGGTCGCATCTATGATGAGGGGCGTCGCGGCCACAAATTTGGCATCATTTGGCTCGACGCTTACACTCCACAGGATCGCCTCGACGCCGCTCAAGCAAGCTGCAATGAAGGTCAGTGGAATGACGTGGAGATTCAGTGCGTGGGACCGTCGATCAAGACTTGGCTGAATGGCAAGCTGGTTGTCGATATGTTCGACAGTTTCTCGATGAAGGGCTTTTTCGGACTGCAGATTCATGCCGGGAAATCCGGATCCGTCGCGTGGAAGAATATCCGCGTCAAAGATCTGGGGGAGAGCAAGTGGGAACCCTTTTTCGCCAAAGCTGACGATGGGAAGTACCAGTTGGTGGATGCCAAGTTCGTGCTTCCAGAAGAATGGTCTTTCACCGAGGAGGGCGTGTTGCACGGTGTCCACTCCAAGAGCCAAGGTAAAGATGGACTAGTCATCTCCAACAAGAATTACGACAACTTCATCGCGCGGGTGACGTATCGGATGCACGGCGGCAACAGCGCCTTGTATTTCCGCGCCGAGGAAACGAGCGCCCCGTGGGTCTTGCGCGGCTTCCAAAATGAAATTGCCAACAACGGCAAGGACTCTGCCCTGTGGCATACCGCTGGCATCGTTGATGGCAAAACAATTCCAGGCCGCGGATGGGTCGCTACCAACGACGAGTTCATCGAGAAGGTTCGTAATAAGGACGACCAGTGGAATACAACGAGTACCGCTGCATACGGCGACCGCCTAGTTCAGACGCTTAACGGATTCTGCACATCGGATCTGGTCGATGAAGCCTGCGAGAAGACGGGCAAGCTGGGCTTGCAAATGCATGGTGGCACCGACTGCGAAATGTTCTTCAAAGACTTCGAAGTCATGCCCATCACCGACGACATGATGAAACTCATCGAGCGCAAGTGA
- a CDS encoding Nramp family divalent metal transporter has translation MPDEASTNVEQTVAWYRRIGPGLITACVVIGPGSILVSSTIGANKGYTMLWVVVVSVIFMLVYMTMSAKLGAVSSVSPGDVVRRKAGRPLAILLGCIVFIIAAAFQSGNNIGVAAAFEAFIDSKPIVAALVVVFNAIAIMFLFLFKNLYRMMERLMMFFVAMMLVSFAVNLFTLKPDPVAMAKGLIPTTSTIDIELLGLIGTTFVISGAFYQAYLVQQKGWDAKQVRSGIIDARVGAVIMALITIILMSTAAAGLYTGSPVTLADPVAVAEALEPTFGKSGKIIFCVGIFCAAYSSFLINSMTGGFIVSDGFGLGSGARDRWPRIMTTLGLLTGMVVALAALVLNFDRTPTIIAAQAVTVVGAPLVAGVLLWLASSKDVMGEHVNGPVTKVFAGIGLIVLLAMAANTAFVTLPAKIQQYRESAPDTISPSEAIPAVATAAAWEI, from the coding sequence ATGCCCGACGAAGCTAGTACTAACGTTGAGCAAACGGTTGCTTGGTATCGCCGCATCGGTCCTGGACTGATCACAGCGTGCGTGGTGATTGGCCCTGGCAGCATCCTGGTCAGTTCCACCATTGGTGCCAACAAGGGTTACACGATGCTATGGGTCGTCGTGGTCTCCGTCATCTTCATGCTTGTCTACATGACGATGTCAGCCAAACTGGGGGCGGTCTCAAGCGTTTCACCGGGCGACGTGGTTCGCCGTAAAGCGGGCCGACCGCTGGCAATCCTGCTGGGTTGCATCGTGTTCATCATTGCTGCGGCGTTTCAGTCTGGCAACAACATTGGTGTGGCCGCCGCCTTTGAAGCCTTCATCGATTCCAAGCCAATAGTTGCTGCGTTGGTCGTGGTGTTCAATGCGATTGCAATTATGTTTTTGTTCCTGTTCAAAAACCTATACCGAATGATGGAACGGTTGATGATGTTTTTCGTCGCCATGATGCTGGTCAGCTTTGCGGTCAACCTATTCACGCTCAAGCCCGATCCGGTGGCGATGGCAAAGGGCCTGATCCCCACCACGAGCACGATCGACATCGAATTGCTCGGGTTGATTGGAACGACGTTCGTGATCTCCGGTGCGTTCTATCAGGCATATCTCGTCCAACAGAAGGGCTGGGATGCGAAGCAGGTACGGAGCGGCATTATCGATGCACGCGTGGGGGCCGTCATTATGGCGCTGATCACAATCATCCTCATGTCGACCGCCGCAGCGGGTCTTTACACCGGTTCGCCTGTCACGTTGGCTGATCCTGTCGCTGTCGCCGAGGCGCTTGAGCCTACATTTGGCAAGAGTGGAAAAATCATTTTCTGTGTCGGCATCTTCTGTGCTGCCTATTCATCGTTTTTGATCAACTCGATGACGGGCGGCTTCATCGTCTCCGACGGCTTCGGCTTGGGCAGCGGTGCGCGAGACCGTTGGCCACGCATCATGACGACACTGGGGCTGCTGACGGGTATGGTCGTGGCTCTGGCGGCCCTGGTACTGAACTTCGATCGAACTCCCACGATCATCGCAGCCCAAGCGGTCACGGTGGTAGGAGCCCCGTTGGTAGCGGGCGTTTTGCTGTGGCTGGCCAGCAGCAAAGACGTCATGGGCGAACACGTTAACGGTCCGGTGACAAAGGTGTTTGCCGGAATTGGACTGATTGTCTTACTGGCGATGGCCGCCAACACCGCATTCGTGACGCTTCCTGCAAAGATTCAACAGTATCGAGAATCGGCGCCGGATACCATTTCACCCAGCGAAGCAATACCTGCCGTCGCCACCGCAGCAGCCTGGGAAATCTAG